A DNA window from candidate division TA06 bacterium contains the following coding sequences:
- the dnaX gene encoding DNA polymerase III subunit gamma/tau, producing the protein MVSKQNSYVVLARKYRPKTFDEVIGQDHVTTTLRNAIRSNRIAHAYLFAGPRGVGKTTTARILAKALNCKDGPTEVPCNTCPSCLEISRSTSPDVLEIDGASNRGIDEIRNLREKVRYAPLQGRHKIYVIDEVHMLTTEAFNALLKTLEEPPPQVLFIFATTEPNKLLQTILSRCQRFDFRKISVKEIIDRLKYIADHEKIEVEDEAFLLIAKKADGSVRDAESMLDQVASFSQNKVTDSDVRTVLGFVPSELLFELTDCFSQHDPRGALLLIDRVIRQGYDPREFVLELVEHLRTLLLLRLDLRLAEVQGLPESELERYNNQATQFDSGQILRMLSLTAQLEPRLHWSAQPHTLLDTHVVQLSRLDSTIKLETLLEKIEGLREKKDPIEKSVSVEKNLPDIFSSLVERVKTRKRFVGESLSFGQPQSLTEEEFAVGFSAKNKFQMDNVQSAPNLELIESELGELLGRKLKFSCVLKESSGPRHPREKAKKTPPENEAVKEIMETFDAEIVDSEEFTD; encoded by the coding sequence ATGGTATCAAAACAGAACTCATACGTGGTCCTTGCACGCAAGTATAGGCCCAAGACTTTTGACGAGGTCATCGGCCAGGATCATGTGACAACAACCCTCAGGAACGCGATAAGGTCGAACAGGATCGCCCATGCGTATCTCTTCGCCGGGCCGAGGGGCGTGGGCAAAACGACCACGGCACGAATCCTGGCCAAGGCACTCAACTGCAAGGACGGGCCGACGGAAGTCCCGTGCAACACCTGTCCTTCCTGCCTGGAGATATCCCGGTCTACAAGTCCAGATGTTCTGGAAATAGACGGGGCATCCAACCGGGGAATTGATGAAATCCGAAACTTGAGGGAAAAGGTGAGATATGCCCCCCTGCAAGGCCGACATAAGATATATGTGATAGACGAGGTCCACATGTTGACCACGGAGGCCTTCAATGCTCTTCTCAAGACTCTTGAGGAGCCTCCTCCCCAGGTTCTCTTCATCTTTGCAACAACTGAACCCAATAAACTCCTCCAGACTATTCTATCCAGATGCCAGCGCTTCGATTTCAGGAAAATCTCTGTGAAAGAGATAATCGACAGATTGAAGTACATCGCAGACCACGAGAAAATTGAGGTCGAGGATGAAGCCTTCCTGCTCATAGCGAAAAAGGCAGACGGGAGCGTAAGAGATGCCGAGTCAATGCTGGACCAGGTAGCCTCATTCAGTCAAAACAAGGTGACCGACTCCGACGTTAGGACTGTTCTAGGCTTCGTCCCTTCGGAACTTCTGTTTGAACTGACAGACTGTTTTTCGCAACACGATCCCAGAGGGGCTCTGCTACTCATAGACAGGGTCATACGGCAGGGGTACGACCCACGCGAGTTCGTGCTCGAACTTGTCGAGCATCTCAGGACGCTTCTTCTCCTGAGGCTTGATTTGAGGCTGGCTGAAGTCCAGGGCCTCCCAGAATCAGAGCTTGAGCGGTACAACAACCAAGCCACTCAGTTCGACTCCGGGCAGATACTGCGCATGCTGAGCCTCACCGCTCAGCTGGAGCCGAGACTCCATTGGAGCGCTCAACCTCACACATTGCTTGATACTCACGTAGTGCAACTATCCAGGCTCGATTCAACGATCAAGCTGGAAACTCTACTTGAAAAGATTGAAGGACTAAGAGAGAAGAAAGATCCGATAGAAAAATCTGTTTCAGTGGAGAAGAACTTGCCCGACATATTCTCCTCTCTGGTGGAAAGGGTAAAGACGCGAAAAAGGTTCGTGGGAGAATCACTCAGCTTCGGCCAGCCGCAGTCCCTCACGGAAGAGGAATTTGCCGTGGGGTTCTCTGCCAAGAACAAGTTTCAGATGGATAATGTGCAGTCAGCGCCCAACCTCGAACTGATAGAATCAGAACTTGGTGAGCTGCTAGGAAGGAAGTTGAAGTTCTCTTGTGTCCTGAAAGAATCTTCTGGTCCCAGACATCCCCGTGAAAAAGCGAAAAAGACTCCCCCAGAGAATGAAGCAGTGAAAGAGATTATGGAAACTTTCGACGCAGAAATTGTTGACTCTGAGGAGTTCACAGACTGA
- a CDS encoding YbaB/EbfC family nucleoid-associated protein yields MRMDQIMKQAQKLQTKMDEIQKKLADMRLEGEAGGGMVRAIVDGQQNLLEVKIDPEVVNPDDIQMLEDLVVAAVREARRKAQELAAEEMKTVTGGLMIPGLFGPTK; encoded by the coding sequence ATGAGAATGGATCAGATAATGAAACAAGCTCAAAAACTTCAAACCAAAATGGATGAGATTCAGAAGAAACTTGCCGACATGAGGCTTGAGGGTGAGGCAGGGGGAGGCATGGTCAGAGCAATAGTGGATGGACAGCAGAATTTGCTCGAGGTGAAGATAGATCCTGAGGTGGTCAATCCAGACGACATTCAAATGCTCGAAGACCTGGTGGTGGCAGCCGTAAGGGAGGCACGAAGAAAAGCACAAGAGCTCGCGGCTGAGGAGATGAAAACGGTTACCGGGGGCCTCATGATACCGGGCCTATTCGGACCGACAAAATAA